A portion of the Pseudomonas synxantha BG33R genome contains these proteins:
- a CDS encoding phosphatidate cytidylyltransferase, translated as MDSQTLMLFGGIGAILVIASLIGLILKLRTRGSPNAVIDNLNARINAWWVMVVVIGVAFWLGTGAVILLFYAVSFYALREFLTLTPTRRSDYPALVAAFYLALPLQYVLIYADWYGLFSIFIPVYVFLLLPILASLGGDSTHFLERASKVQWGLMIAVFCVSFVPALLTLDIPGYEGRNLLLIAYLVIVVQLSDVLQYVCGKLFGKHKIAPNLSPSKTVEGFVGGILLSSLIGAALWWTTPFNPWQSFLIALLINLLGFAGGIVMSAIKRDRGVKDWGHMIEGHGGMLDRLDSVCFAAPIFFHLVRYWWT; from the coding sequence ATGGATAGCCAAACCCTGATGTTGTTCGGCGGCATCGGCGCGATTCTGGTCATCGCCTCGCTGATCGGCCTGATCCTCAAACTGCGCACCCGTGGCAGCCCCAACGCAGTCATCGACAACCTCAACGCCCGCATCAACGCGTGGTGGGTCATGGTGGTAGTGATCGGCGTCGCCTTCTGGCTCGGCACCGGCGCGGTGATCCTGCTGTTCTACGCGGTATCGTTCTACGCCCTGCGCGAATTCCTCACCCTCACCCCGACCCGCCGCAGCGATTACCCCGCTCTGGTGGCCGCGTTCTACCTGGCCCTGCCGCTGCAATACGTGCTGATCTACGCCGACTGGTACGGGCTATTCTCGATCTTCATCCCGGTGTACGTGTTTTTGCTGCTGCCGATCCTCGCCTCCCTGGGCGGCGACAGTACGCACTTTCTGGAACGCGCCTCGAAAGTGCAGTGGGGGTTGATGATCGCAGTGTTCTGCGTGTCCTTCGTCCCCGCCCTGCTGACGTTGGACATCCCCGGCTACGAAGGCCGCAACCTGTTGTTGATCGCTTACCTGGTGATCGTGGTGCAGCTTTCGGACGTGCTGCAATACGTATGCGGCAAACTGTTCGGCAAACACAAGATCGCGCCCAATCTATCGCCGTCCAAGACCGTGGAAGGTTTTGTCGGCGGGATCCTGTTGTCTTCACTGATCGGTGCAGCGCTGTGGTGGACCACGCCGTTCAATCCTTGGCAGTCGTTCCTGATCGCGCTGCTGATCAACTTGCTGGGCTTTGCCGGCGGGATTGTGATGTCAGCGATCAAGCGTGACCGCGGCGTAAAAGACTGGGGGCACATGATCGAAGGGCACGGCGGGATGTTGGATCGGCTGGATTCGGTGTGCTTTGCGGCGCCGATCTTCTTTCACCTCGTGCGCTACTGGTGGACCTGA
- a CDS encoding lysophospholipid acyltransferase family protein has product MFEPVVATLITSMARTVTGARSLWLGCAPVPVQRIYFANHSSHGDFVLVWASLPQNLRKFTRPVAGSDYWNKSALRRYIINRVFNGVLIDRERKEPVDNPLLPMLAALEGGDSLIIFPEGTRNLEEGLLPFKSGLYHLAKSYPQAELVPVWIANLNRVMPKGRVLPLPLLCTTSFGAPLQLAEGEDKAAFLARTRDALLALAPEHS; this is encoded by the coding sequence ATGTTCGAACCCGTGGTCGCCACGCTGATTACCTCCATGGCCCGCACCGTCACCGGCGCTCGCAGCCTGTGGCTGGGGTGCGCGCCAGTACCGGTGCAACGCATCTATTTCGCCAACCACAGCAGCCACGGTGACTTCGTGCTGGTGTGGGCGTCGCTGCCGCAGAACCTGCGCAAGTTCACGCGCCCAGTGGCCGGCAGCGATTACTGGAACAAGAGCGCGCTGCGCCGCTACATCATCAACCGGGTGTTCAATGGCGTGCTGATCGACCGCGAGCGCAAAGAGCCTGTGGATAACCCATTGCTGCCCATGCTCGCGGCCCTGGAAGGCGGTGACTCGCTGATCATCTTTCCAGAAGGCACGCGCAATCTGGAGGAGGGTTTGCTGCCGTTCAAAAGCGGCTTGTATCACCTGGCAAAGAGTTACCCACAGGCCGAGTTGGTTCCCGTGTGGATAGCCAACCTCAACCGGGTCATGCCCAAAGGGCGTGTGCTGCCACTGCCGTTGTTATGCACAACCAGCTTCGGTGCCCCCCTGCAATTGGCAGAAGGCGAAGACAAAGCCGCATTCCTCGCCCGCACCCGCGACGCCCTGCTCGCCCTCGCCCCGGAGCACTCCTGA
- the glmS gene encoding glutamine--fructose-6-phosphate transaminase (isomerizing): MCGIVGAVAERNVTAILIEGLKRLEYRGYDSAGVAVFTNAGKLERMRRPGKVSELDQALAGEPLAGRLGIAHTRWATHGAPCERNAHPHFSGDLAVVHNGIIENHEVLREQLKGLGYVFTSDTDTEVIAHLLNHKLKDHSDLTTALKATVKELHGAYGLAVISASQPDRLVAARSGSPLVIGLGLGENFLASDQLALRQVTDRFMYLEEGDIADIRRESVQIWDVDGQSVEREAVQYRDGAEAADKGEFRHFMLKEIHEQPSVVQRTLEGRLSQNQVLVNAFGPQAAELFAKVRNVQIVACGTSYHAGMVARYWLEELAGIPCQVEVASEFRYRKVVVQPDTLFVTISQSGETADTLAALRNAKELGFLGSLAICNVSISSLVRESDLTLLTQAGREIGVASTKAFTTQLVGLLLLTLSLGQVRGTLAEGVEATLVEELRRLPTRLGEALAMDSTVEKVAELFADKNHTLFLGRGAQYPVAMEGSLKLKEISYIHAEAYPAGELKHGPLALVDDDMPVVTVAPNNELLEKLKSNLQEVRARGGQLIVFADEKAGMTNGEGTHVINMPHIHDTLSPILYTIPLQLLSYYVAVLKGTDVDQPRNLAKSVTVE, encoded by the coding sequence ATGTGTGGAATTGTTGGCGCAGTCGCCGAACGTAACGTAACTGCCATCCTGATCGAAGGCCTCAAGCGCCTGGAATACCGCGGCTATGACAGCGCAGGCGTGGCCGTCTTCACCAACGCCGGCAAGCTGGAGCGTATGCGCCGCCCGGGCAAGGTCAGCGAGTTGGACCAGGCTCTGGCCGGCGAGCCTCTGGCGGGTCGCCTGGGTATCGCCCACACCCGTTGGGCCACCCACGGCGCGCCGTGCGAACGCAACGCCCACCCGCATTTTTCCGGTGACCTGGCGGTGGTGCACAACGGCATCATCGAAAACCACGAAGTGCTGCGTGAGCAACTCAAGGGCCTGGGCTACGTGTTCACCTCGGACACCGACACCGAAGTGATCGCCCACCTGCTCAACCACAAGCTCAAAGACCACAGTGACCTGACCACAGCCCTCAAGGCCACAGTCAAAGAGCTGCACGGCGCCTACGGCCTGGCCGTGATCAGTGCCAGCCAACCTGACCGCTTGGTTGCCGCGCGCAGTGGCAGCCCATTGGTAATCGGCCTGGGCCTGGGCGAGAACTTCCTTGCCTCCGACCAACTGGCCCTGCGCCAGGTGACCGACCGTTTCATGTACCTGGAAGAAGGCGATATTGCCGACATCCGCCGTGAAAGCGTACAGATCTGGGACGTTGACGGTCAGTCGGTCGAGCGTGAAGCCGTGCAATACCGCGACGGGGCCGAAGCCGCCGACAAAGGCGAGTTCCGCCACTTCATGCTCAAGGAAATCCACGAGCAGCCATCCGTGGTGCAACGCACCCTGGAAGGTCGGCTGAGCCAGAACCAGGTGCTGGTCAACGCCTTCGGCCCGCAAGCCGCCGAACTGTTCGCCAAAGTGCGCAATGTACAAATCGTCGCCTGCGGCACCAGCTACCACGCCGGTATGGTCGCGCGTTATTGGCTGGAAGAATTGGCCGGCATCCCGTGCCAAGTCGAAGTTGCCAGCGAGTTCCGCTATCGCAAAGTGGTAGTGCAGCCAGACACCCTGTTCGTGACCATCTCCCAGTCCGGCGAAACCGCCGACACCCTGGCGGCCCTGCGCAATGCCAAGGAGCTGGGCTTCCTCGGCAGCCTGGCCATCTGCAACGTCAGCATCAGCTCCCTGGTGCGTGAATCCGACCTGACCCTGCTGACCCAGGCTGGTCGCGAAATCGGCGTGGCCTCCACCAAGGCCTTCACTACCCAATTGGTAGGCCTGTTGTTGCTGACCCTGTCCCTGGGTCAAGTACGCGGCACCCTCGCCGAGGGCGTCGAAGCCACTCTGGTGGAAGAACTGCGTCGTCTGCCGACCCGCCTGGGTGAAGCCCTGGCCATGGACAGCACCGTGGAAAAAGTCGCCGAGCTGTTCGCCGACAAGAACCACACCCTGTTCCTCGGCCGTGGCGCGCAATACCCGGTGGCAATGGAAGGCTCGCTGAAACTCAAGGAAATCTCGTACATCCACGCCGAAGCCTACCCGGCCGGCGAGCTGAAGCACGGCCCACTGGCCTTGGTGGATGACGACATGCCGGTGGTCACCGTCGCGCCGAACAACGAACTGCTGGAGAAGCTCAAGTCCAACCTGCAGGAAGTACGCGCCCGTGGTGGCCAACTGATCGTCTTCGCAGACGAGAAGGCGGGCATGACCAATGGCGAAGGCACTCACGTGATCAACATGCCGCACATCCACGACACGCTGTCGCCGATCCTCTACACCATCCCGCTGCAATTGCTGTCGTACTACGTCGCCGTGCTCAAGGGCACCGACGTTGACCAGCCGCGTAACCTGGCGAAGTCGGTGACGGTGGAGTAA
- a CDS encoding bifunctional alpha/beta hydrolase/class I SAM-dependent methyltransferase — MREQQEHTFSTHDGVELFYRHWPATADAGPRKAILLFHRGHEHSGRIAHLVDELDLPGFDFFAWDARGHGQSPGERGDSPSFATSARDVQTFCDHIGATYGIEEQNLAVIAQSVGAVIAATWVHDYAPKIRALVLASPAFKVKLYVPFARPGLALMRRFRGNFFVNSYVKAKFLSHDPERVASYDSDPLITKAISVNVLLGLYEAADRVVADAQAIQVPTQLLISGSDFVVHRKPQQQFFDRLGSLKKELHILPGFFHDTLGERDRAVAVSSAKRFILQNFAHPLDRASLLDADKLGATCAESESLAAPLPRNSLRDLYWRMTRASMGLGKNLSDGVKLGFDTGFDSGSTLDYVYRNKPTGKGGLGRMIDTNYLNSIGWRGIRQRKLNVEELLRLAMTKLRDEHREVRIVDIAAGHGRYILEALQGVSPLPESILLRDYSDINVRDGGALIREKGLGDIAQFVKGDAFDRTDLAALDPRPTLAVVSGLYELFADNAMVGGSLAGLAEAVEPGGYLVYTGQPWHPQLELIARALTSHRQGQAWVMRRRSQAEMDQLVEAAGFRKITQRVDEWGIFTVSLAQKI; from the coding sequence ATGCGCGAACAGCAAGAGCACACCTTCAGTACCCATGATGGCGTCGAGCTTTTCTACCGGCACTGGCCGGCCACGGCAGACGCCGGGCCGCGCAAGGCAATCCTGTTGTTCCATCGTGGCCATGAGCACTCCGGACGTATTGCCCACCTGGTGGATGAACTGGACTTGCCGGGGTTTGATTTCTTCGCCTGGGACGCCCGCGGCCACGGCCAATCGCCCGGCGAGCGCGGCGACAGCCCCAGCTTTGCCACCAGTGCCCGTGATGTGCAGACCTTCTGCGACCATATCGGCGCCACCTACGGCATCGAAGAGCAAAACCTGGCCGTGATCGCCCAAAGCGTCGGCGCAGTGATCGCGGCCACCTGGGTTCACGACTACGCGCCAAAAATCCGCGCCCTGGTGCTCGCCTCGCCCGCTTTCAAGGTCAAGCTGTACGTGCCCTTCGCCCGCCCGGGCCTGGCCTTGATGCGCAGGTTTCGCGGCAACTTTTTCGTCAACAGCTACGTCAAGGCCAAGTTCCTCAGCCATGACCCGGAACGGGTAGCGTCCTACGACAGCGATCCGCTGATCACCAAGGCCATCTCGGTGAATGTGCTGCTGGGCCTGTACGAAGCGGCCGACCGGGTTGTAGCCGACGCCCAGGCGATCCAGGTGCCTACCCAGTTGCTTATCTCCGGCTCCGATTTTGTGGTGCACCGTAAACCCCAGCAACAATTTTTCGACCGCCTCGGCAGCCTGAAAAAAGAGCTGCATATCCTCCCTGGGTTTTTCCACGACACCCTCGGTGAACGTGATCGAGCCGTGGCCGTGAGCAGCGCCAAACGCTTTATCTTGCAGAACTTCGCACACCCGCTGGACCGCGCCTCTCTACTGGACGCCGACAAACTTGGCGCCACCTGCGCCGAATCCGAATCCCTTGCCGCGCCGCTGCCACGCAATTCGCTGCGCGACCTCTACTGGCGCATGACCCGCGCCAGCATGGGCCTGGGCAAGAACCTGTCGGACGGCGTGAAACTGGGCTTCGACACCGGTTTCGACTCCGGCAGCACGCTGGACTACGTGTATCGCAATAAGCCTACCGGCAAGGGCGGGCTGGGGCGGATGATCGACACCAACTACCTCAACTCCATTGGCTGGCGCGGTATTCGCCAGCGCAAGCTGAACGTCGAGGAACTGCTGCGCCTGGCCATGACCAAGCTGCGTGACGAGCACCGCGAGGTCCGTATCGTCGATATCGCCGCCGGCCACGGCCGTTACATCCTTGAAGCCTTGCAGGGCGTATCGCCGTTGCCGGAGTCGATCCTGCTGCGCGACTACAGCGACATCAACGTGCGCGACGGTGGCGCGCTGATTCGCGAGAAGGGCTTGGGGGACATCGCCCAGTTCGTCAAAGGCGATGCGTTCGACCGCACTGACCTGGCCGCCCTGGACCCCAGGCCGACCCTGGCCGTGGTGTCGGGCCTGTATGAGTTGTTCGCCGATAACGCCATGGTCGGTGGTTCACTGGCGGGGCTGGCCGAAGCTGTGGAACCTGGCGGTTACCTGGTCTACACCGGGCAGCCGTGGCACCCGCAGTTGGAGCTGATTGCCCGCGCGCTCACCAGCCACCGCCAGGGCCAGGCCTGGGTGATGCGTCGGCGCAGCCAGGCGGAAATGGACCAGTTGGTTGAAGCCGCGGGCTTTCGCAAGATCACCCAGCGCGTGGATGAGTGGGGCATTTTCACTGTGTCCCTGGCACAGAAGATCTGA
- a CDS encoding phosphatase PAP2/dual specificity phosphatase family protein, whose protein sequence is MREPGLLKPAVLWLLLLAPLFFSTYGFATWVTSQRSDVGTLVFGWESHMPFWAWTIVPYWSIDLLYGFSLLLPNTRHELKQHALRLLSAQVIAVSCFLIWPLRFTFERPELDGVFGWLFAVLAGFDKPFNQAPSLHIALLVILWVMYQRHTQGVWRWVVHGWFALIGISVLTTYQHHFIDLPTGALAGWLCVWLWPVEHPSPLLSARLTRDTQRWRLAVRYGLGTLLLLALALVLGGGWLWLLWPAVSLGLITANYLVIGASGFQKRADGRLTPAARWLYAPYLAGAWVNSRLWTRKHPQPDLIVDNVWLGRIPTASEQGSFKAIVDLCAELPINPLGRAYACVPVLDLITPTPDECLEAAHAIERLRTSGPLLVCCALGYSRSATAVAAWLLNTGRAATVDEALAIIRTARANVVLHPAHRKALEGLHHAR, encoded by the coding sequence ATGCGCGAACCCGGTTTATTGAAACCCGCGGTGCTCTGGCTGCTGCTATTGGCGCCGCTGTTTTTCAGCACCTACGGCTTCGCCACCTGGGTCACCAGCCAGCGCAGCGACGTCGGCACGCTGGTGTTCGGCTGGGAAAGCCATATGCCGTTCTGGGCCTGGACCATCGTGCCCTATTGGTCCATCGACCTGCTCTACGGCTTCTCTCTGCTGCTACCCAATACACGGCATGAGCTGAAACAACATGCACTGCGCCTGCTGAGTGCGCAGGTGATTGCCGTCAGCTGCTTCCTGATCTGGCCGCTGCGCTTCACCTTTGAGCGGCCAGAGCTGGACGGGGTGTTTGGCTGGCTATTCGCGGTGCTGGCCGGTTTCGACAAACCGTTCAACCAGGCACCTTCGCTGCATATCGCGCTGCTGGTGATCCTGTGGGTCATGTATCAGCGGCACACCCAGGGAGTCTGGCGCTGGGTGGTGCATGGCTGGTTTGCGCTGATCGGCATCTCGGTGCTGACCACTTATCAACATCACTTTATCGACTTACCCACAGGCGCCCTCGCGGGGTGGCTGTGCGTGTGGTTATGGCCAGTGGAGCACCCGAGCCCATTGTTGAGTGCGCGGTTGACGCGGGATACCCAACGCTGGCGCTTGGCCGTGCGCTACGGGCTGGGTACGCTATTACTGCTGGCACTTGCCCTGGTACTGGGCGGCGGCTGGCTGTGGCTGCTGTGGCCAGCGGTTTCCCTGGGTTTGATCACAGCCAACTACCTTGTGATCGGCGCGTCGGGCTTTCAAAAACGTGCGGATGGCCGCCTTACGCCTGCAGCCCGCTGGTTGTATGCGCCTTATTTAGCGGGTGCGTGGGTCAATTCGCGGCTGTGGACACGCAAACATCCACAGCCGGACCTGATTGTGGATAACGTCTGGCTGGGGCGCATTCCTACGGCCAGCGAGCAGGGTTCATTCAAGGCCATTGTCGATCTGTGCGCCGAACTGCCGATTAATCCACTGGGCCGCGCTTATGCCTGCGTGCCGGTACTGGACCTCATCACCCCGACACCCGACGAATGCCTGGAAGCCGCACACGCCATTGAACGCCTGCGAACGAGCGGCCCCTTGCTGGTGTGCTGTGCTCTCGGTTACTCCCGTAGCGCCACCGCTGTCGCTGCCTGGCTGCTGAATACTGGCCGAGCCGCCACAGTTGATGAAGCACTGGCTATTATTCGTACAGCACGGGCCAATGTGGTCCTGCACCCCGCACACCGTAAAGCGTTGGAGGGTTTGCACCATGCCCGCTGA